The following proteins come from a genomic window of Microbacterium sp. JZ31:
- a CDS encoding TerC family protein: protein MHITPLVWIITIAVTIAFFVYEFFAHVRKPHEPTIGESARWSAFYIGLALLFGVGIGMVSGWTYGGEYFAGYLTEKALSIDNLFVFLLVMTAFAVPKIYQQKVLMIGIVIALILRGIFIAVGAALIENFSWVFYAFGALLLLLAYRQAFGSHDENPANGRFMRLVRRVLPVTDTYDEDRLTTRMGGRRFVTPMLLTIIAIGFVDLIFAVDSIPAIYGLTNQAYIVFTANAFALMGLRQLYFLIGGLLERLVYLAQGLAVILAFIGVKLVLHAMHVNELPFINGGEPMLWAPEIPIWFSLLFIAATIAVATVASLLKTRRSQAAPSAPPVRSDDHAPLEETAPHTKERS, encoded by the coding sequence TTGCACATCACCCCTCTCGTGTGGATCATCACGATCGCGGTCACGATCGCGTTCTTCGTCTACGAATTCTTCGCGCACGTCCGCAAGCCCCACGAGCCGACGATCGGCGAGTCGGCCCGCTGGTCCGCGTTCTACATCGGCCTCGCCCTGCTGTTCGGCGTCGGGATCGGGATGGTCTCGGGCTGGACGTACGGCGGCGAGTACTTCGCCGGCTATCTGACCGAGAAGGCGTTGTCGATCGACAACCTGTTCGTGTTCCTCCTCGTGATGACCGCCTTCGCGGTCCCGAAGATCTACCAGCAGAAGGTGCTGATGATCGGCATCGTGATCGCGCTGATCCTGCGTGGGATCTTCATCGCGGTGGGCGCGGCCCTCATCGAGAACTTCTCGTGGGTGTTCTACGCCTTCGGTGCGCTGCTGCTGCTCCTCGCGTACCGGCAGGCGTTCGGCAGCCACGACGAGAACCCCGCGAACGGACGCTTCATGCGCCTCGTGCGTCGCGTGCTGCCCGTCACCGACACCTACGACGAGGATCGCCTCACCACCCGGATGGGCGGTCGCCGGTTCGTCACCCCGATGCTGCTCACGATCATCGCGATTGGGTTCGTCGATCTCATCTTCGCGGTCGACTCGATCCCGGCAATCTACGGCCTCACGAACCAGGCGTACATCGTCTTCACCGCCAACGCCTTCGCGCTGATGGGCCTGCGGCAGCTGTACTTCCTCATCGGCGGCCTGCTCGAGCGCCTCGTCTACCTCGCCCAGGGGCTGGCGGTCATCCTCGCGTTCATCGGCGTCAAGCTCGTGCTGCACGCGATGCATGTCAACGAACTGCCCTTCATCAACGGCGGTGAGCCGATGCTGTGGGCTCCCGAGATCCCGATCTGGTTCTCGCTGCTGTTCATCGCCGCCACGATCGCGGTCGCGACGGTGGCGAGCCTGCTCAAGACGCGTCGGTCGCAGGCCGCGCCGTCGGCCCCTCCGGTGCGATCCGACGACCATGCCCCCCTCGAAGAAACCGCCCCTCACACGAAGGAACGCTCGTGA
- a CDS encoding LysR family transcriptional regulator, whose product MELRQLEIFVAVAEERSFTAAAARLFVVQSAVSAAIKSLERELGATLLERTSRRVDLTDAGAALLPHARTTLDAADGARDALAEVRGGLRGTVRVGTLTSVGIIDIPRLLGDYHRQHPLVSLQLVAATSGSRGLIQAVAERRLDLAFVSVPGPAPADVTLIDLDRVPMDLVVPRDHPLAVAGSVGIGDIAGFDFIDSPTGYGNRAVTDRAFAAAGVSRRVTIEVADIATAPDYVRHGLGIALLPRFVLEGVRDLATRVVSDADLAWPLSLASPRTRRLSAAAAALRDLVGSSADRSGPGD is encoded by the coding sequence ATGGAGCTTCGCCAGCTGGAGATCTTCGTCGCCGTTGCGGAGGAGCGGAGCTTCACGGCGGCGGCCGCGCGGCTTTTCGTCGTCCAGTCCGCGGTGTCGGCCGCGATCAAGTCGCTCGAACGAGAGCTCGGCGCCACCCTGCTGGAGCGCACCTCGCGACGCGTGGATCTCACCGACGCGGGGGCCGCCCTCCTGCCTCACGCGCGCACCACGCTCGACGCCGCGGACGGCGCGAGGGATGCCCTCGCCGAGGTGCGGGGCGGCCTCCGCGGCACCGTCAGGGTGGGCACCCTGACCTCCGTCGGAATCATCGACATCCCGAGGCTGCTCGGCGATTACCACCGTCAGCACCCTCTCGTCAGCCTCCAGCTCGTCGCGGCAACCTCCGGCTCCCGCGGGCTCATCCAGGCGGTGGCCGAACGCCGTCTCGACCTCGCCTTCGTCTCCGTCCCGGGTCCGGCGCCGGCCGACGTGACCCTGATCGATCTCGACCGCGTCCCCATGGACCTCGTGGTGCCTCGCGATCATCCCCTCGCGGTCGCCGGGTCGGTCGGCATCGGCGACATCGCCGGCTTCGACTTCATCGACTCCCCGACCGGCTACGGCAATCGAGCGGTGACCGACCGTGCCTTCGCCGCGGCCGGGGTGAGTCGGCGCGTCACCATCGAGGTCGCGGACATCGCGACCGCGCCGGACTACGTCCGCCACGGTCTGGGGATCGCCCTCCTGCCTCGCTTCGTTCTGGAGGGAGTACGGGATCTCGCGACGCGCGTCGTCTCGGACGCAGACCTCGCCTGGCCGCTGTCGCTCGCCAGCCCGCGGACGCGGCGCCTGAGCGCCGCTGCCGCCGCTCTGCGGGATCTGGTTGGATCGAGTGCCGATCGTTCGGGGCCGGGCGACTGA
- a CDS encoding SdpI family protein: MQQELVARVVLLVAMWGCGALMLWMARAAADGRLQRNHVAGIRLPVTMSSDAAWLAAHRAAKRLTEIAGWCAIASAVPALLPVPLPVVIISVLVGAIAMLAFALRGAAVGARAARANDER, from the coding sequence ATGCAGCAGGAACTCGTCGCCCGGGTGGTCCTCCTCGTGGCGATGTGGGGTTGCGGTGCCCTGATGCTGTGGATGGCACGCGCCGCCGCCGACGGCCGGCTGCAGCGCAATCACGTCGCGGGAATCCGCCTCCCCGTGACGATGTCGAGCGACGCGGCATGGCTCGCCGCGCACCGGGCTGCCAAGCGTCTGACGGAGATCGCCGGATGGTGCGCGATCGCCAGCGCCGTTCCCGCACTGCTTCCGGTGCCGCTTCCGGTGGTGATCATCTCGGTGCTCGTCGGTGCGATCGCGATGCTCGCGTTCGCGCTGCGGGGCGCGGCCGTCGGAGCCCGTGCCGCGAGGGCCAACGACGAGCGCTGA
- a CDS encoding response regulator transcription factor, producing the protein MRVLVVDDEVRLAEGLRRGLEAEGFAVDVAHNGVDGLWRARETAYDAIALDLMMPGMSGWKVCAALREEGNWTPVLMLTAKDGEWDQLEAFENGADDYVTKPFSFAVLVARLRALIRRGAVERPVAHRAGDLTVDPGSRRVWRGDTEVSLTAREFAVLEHLIRHRGDVVSKRDLIAGVWNDDFEGDPNIVEVYVGHLRRKLDRPFGRTAIETIRGAGYRLAADGG; encoded by the coding sequence ATGCGGGTGCTGGTTGTCGACGACGAGGTGCGCCTCGCCGAGGGCCTGCGTCGGGGCCTGGAGGCCGAGGGCTTCGCGGTCGACGTCGCACACAACGGCGTCGACGGGCTGTGGCGCGCGAGAGAGACGGCGTACGACGCGATCGCGCTCGATCTGATGATGCCCGGCATGAGCGGGTGGAAGGTCTGCGCGGCGCTGCGCGAGGAGGGCAACTGGACGCCCGTGCTGATGCTGACGGCCAAGGACGGCGAGTGGGATCAGCTCGAGGCGTTCGAGAACGGCGCGGACGACTATGTCACGAAGCCGTTCTCCTTCGCGGTGCTGGTGGCGCGGCTGCGCGCCCTGATCCGGCGCGGGGCCGTGGAGCGCCCCGTCGCGCACCGGGCGGGCGACCTGACCGTGGATCCCGGATCGCGGCGCGTGTGGCGCGGTGACACGGAGGTCTCGCTCACGGCGCGCGAGTTCGCCGTGCTCGAGCACCTGATCCGGCACCGCGGCGACGTGGTCTCCAAGCGCGACCTGATCGCCGGGGTGTGGAACGACGACTTCGAGGGCGACCCGAACATCGTCGAGGTGTACGTGGGTCACCTGCGCCGCAAGCTCGACCGCCCCTTCGGGCGCACCGCGATCGAGACGATCCGCGGCGCGGGCTACCGTCTGGCTGCCGATGGCGGCTAG
- a CDS encoding DUF808 domain-containing protein produces MSVGLLAVVDDILAAAVKASAKTAGVVIDDAAVTPQYVHGLTPARELPVVWRIALGSLVNKFVIIIPIALLLTAVAPWILPYLLIIGGGFLCFEGAEKVLEWFGLHHGHADDGPRDEKKLVLGAVRTDLILSTEIMLISLASLDPDFGIWMTLGALLVIGLGMTVAVYGAVALLVKIDDIGLRLMKSASRRVRRTGVRIVAAMPGVFRVISVIGTVAMLWVGGHLVIENLAATFWHAPHDVVHAVTHAIEAAGPVIVWIVETALSAVAGFALGLLIVGVVTLVSRALRRTPATEDAH; encoded by the coding sequence ATGTCCGTCGGACTTCTCGCCGTCGTCGACGACATCCTGGCCGCGGCGGTGAAAGCCAGCGCGAAGACCGCCGGAGTCGTCATCGACGACGCCGCCGTGACGCCGCAGTACGTGCACGGACTCACCCCCGCCCGGGAGCTGCCGGTCGTCTGGAGGATCGCGCTCGGAAGCCTGGTGAACAAGTTCGTCATCATCATCCCGATCGCGCTCCTGCTCACCGCCGTCGCGCCGTGGATCCTGCCCTACCTGCTCATCATCGGCGGCGGCTTCCTCTGCTTCGAGGGTGCAGAGAAGGTGCTCGAGTGGTTCGGGCTGCACCACGGCCACGCGGACGACGGTCCGCGCGACGAGAAGAAGCTCGTCCTCGGCGCCGTCCGCACCGACCTCATCCTCAGCACCGAGATCATGCTGATCTCGCTCGCCAGCCTCGATCCCGACTTCGGCATCTGGATGACGCTGGGCGCGCTGCTCGTCATCGGACTCGGCATGACGGTCGCGGTGTACGGCGCCGTGGCACTTCTCGTGAAGATCGACGACATCGGGCTTCGCCTCATGAAGAGCGCCTCGCGCAGGGTGCGCCGCACGGGTGTGCGAATCGTTGCGGCGATGCCGGGCGTCTTCCGGGTGATCAGCGTCATCGGAACCGTGGCGATGCTCTGGGTCGGCGGCCACCTCGTCATCGAGAACCTCGCCGCGACCTTCTGGCACGCTCCCCATGACGTCGTGCACGCGGTCACGCACGCGATCGAAGCGGCGGGCCCGGTCATCGTGTGGATCGTCGAGACCGCCCTTTCCGCGGTCGCCGGCTTCGCACTCGGCCTCCTGATCGTCGGCGTCGTCACCCTCGTGTCGCGCGCGCTGCGGCGCACCCCGGCCACCGAAGACGCGCACTAG
- a CDS encoding hemolysin family protein, with product MTDLLWNIVLVIVFVLVGGVFAATEMALVTLRESQINAIAARGRRGAKVASLARNPNTFLSAVQIGVTVAGFASAAYGATSIAPSVAPLFVSWGVPDAVAMTLATVLLTLVIAYLSLVLGELAPKRLAIQRNAQFAYAVAPVLNGFAKIMRPVIWLLSVSTNALVRVLGGDPHKTADELSEEEIRDIVATHQGLPDDQRRILDDVLSLRGRQVSEVMRPRPEVVSIDETATVADAVALVRDLPFSRYPVVDKSIDDITGFFHVRDLFEAASVDPDRPVERLSRPISYLPSTAGVLPALTGMRADGHHIAVVVDEYGGTDGIVTLEDLVEEVVGEIFDEYDTAVDPASAGGTLDGRLNLQDFEELTGLTLPRGASDTIAGFVIEQLGRLALVGDVVEVSGATIQVVELDRRRVAGVRVSYVPVEQPSAGQ from the coding sequence ATGACCGACCTCCTGTGGAACATCGTGCTCGTCATCGTCTTCGTGCTCGTTGGCGGAGTGTTCGCCGCGACGGAGATGGCGCTGGTCACGCTCCGTGAGAGCCAGATCAACGCGATCGCGGCGCGCGGTCGCCGCGGAGCGAAGGTCGCGAGCCTCGCCCGCAACCCGAACACCTTCCTCTCGGCCGTGCAGATCGGCGTGACCGTGGCGGGCTTCGCGTCCGCGGCCTACGGCGCGACGTCCATCGCGCCGTCGGTCGCCCCGCTGTTCGTGTCGTGGGGCGTGCCGGACGCGGTGGCGATGACGCTCGCGACCGTGCTGCTGACGCTCGTCATCGCCTACCTCTCGCTGGTGCTGGGCGAGCTGGCGCCCAAGCGCCTCGCGATCCAGCGCAACGCGCAGTTCGCGTACGCCGTCGCACCGGTGCTCAACGGCTTCGCGAAGATCATGAGGCCCGTGATCTGGCTGCTGTCCGTCTCGACGAACGCGCTCGTGCGCGTGCTCGGCGGCGACCCGCACAAGACCGCGGACGAGCTCAGCGAGGAGGAGATCCGCGACATCGTCGCGACCCATCAGGGGCTGCCCGACGACCAGCGGCGGATCCTCGACGACGTGCTGTCGCTGCGCGGCCGCCAGGTGAGCGAGGTCATGCGGCCGCGCCCCGAGGTGGTCTCGATCGACGAGACGGCGACCGTCGCCGACGCGGTCGCGCTCGTGCGCGACCTGCCGTTCTCGCGCTACCCCGTCGTCGACAAGTCGATCGACGACATCACCGGGTTCTTCCACGTGCGCGACCTCTTCGAGGCCGCATCCGTCGATCCCGACCGCCCCGTCGAGCGTCTGAGCCGTCCCATCTCGTACCTCCCCTCGACGGCCGGCGTGCTGCCGGCGCTCACCGGCATGCGCGCGGATGGTCATCACATCGCGGTCGTCGTGGACGAGTACGGCGGAACCGACGGCATCGTGACGCTCGAGGACCTGGTGGAGGAAGTCGTCGGCGAGATCTTCGACGAGTACGACACGGCGGTCGATCCCGCCTCCGCGGGCGGGACGCTGGACGGCCGTCTCAACCTGCAGGACTTCGAGGAGCTGACCGGGCTGACGCTGCCGCGCGGCGCATCAGACACGATCGCGGGATTCGTCATCGAGCAGCTCGGCCGGCTGGCGCTGGTCGGGGACGTCGTCGAGGTCTCCGGAGCCACCATCCAGGTCGTCGAGCTCGACCGGCGCCGCGTGGCGGGCGTGCGCGTCTCGTACGTGCCGGTCGAGCAGCCCTCGGCGGGACAGTGA
- a CDS encoding NAD(P)/FAD-dependent oxidoreductase, with protein MATHAHDVVIVGGGNGGIAAAAQLLRRGASDVALVDPAADHVYKPLQNYVGTGLAAPSALTKPQADVIPDGVHWYRSAATRVDGAARRVELADGTELRAADLVIACGALTDWDALPGAVAALDSGHACTTFERDRLEDTWDRIRSLTSGRAVFTLHEQPASGRETALKPLFLACDHWRRRGVLKHIEVRLLHDGDRLHPVEPLEAEIRRHLDAYGIELTLGARVTGVEGRTVTVERQGRGEEVQTDLLHLLPPYKAPDLIRESGLDEPGTGGFAAVDPLTLRHPKHPRVWCIGDAADLGDARTGGALRHQVQTLVENIANRRMGRPLAPYDGYTVAPITTSRRSLSFGEYDSRTHEVRRTTGILDNIRSRPWWYALDRYVLPRIYWHGILKGRV; from the coding sequence ATGGCCACCCATGCGCATGATGTCGTGATCGTCGGCGGCGGCAACGGCGGGATCGCCGCCGCCGCGCAGCTGCTCCGAAGGGGAGCCTCGGACGTCGCGCTGGTCGATCCCGCCGCGGACCACGTCTACAAGCCACTGCAGAACTACGTCGGCACCGGGCTCGCGGCCCCGTCGGCGCTCACGAAGCCGCAGGCGGACGTCATCCCGGACGGCGTGCACTGGTACCGGTCGGCCGCGACGCGCGTCGACGGCGCGGCACGGCGGGTCGAGCTCGCCGACGGGACCGAGCTGCGCGCGGCGGATCTCGTGATCGCCTGCGGCGCGCTCACCGACTGGGACGCGCTGCCCGGCGCCGTCGCCGCGCTCGACAGCGGCCACGCGTGCACGACGTTCGAGCGCGACCGCCTCGAGGACACGTGGGATCGGATCCGCTCACTGACCTCGGGACGGGCCGTGTTCACGCTGCACGAGCAGCCGGCATCCGGACGCGAGACCGCGCTCAAGCCGCTGTTCCTGGCGTGCGACCACTGGCGCCGGCGCGGCGTTCTGAAGCACATCGAGGTGCGCCTGCTGCACGACGGCGACCGCCTCCACCCCGTCGAGCCGCTCGAGGCGGAGATCCGCCGGCACCTCGACGCGTACGGCATCGAGCTCACGCTCGGCGCGCGCGTGACGGGCGTTGAGGGCCGCACCGTCACGGTGGAGCGGCAGGGTCGAGGCGAGGAGGTCCAGACCGATCTGCTGCATCTGCTGCCGCCGTACAAGGCGCCCGACCTCATCCGCGAGTCCGGTCTCGACGAGCCCGGCACCGGCGGGTTCGCCGCGGTCGATCCGCTGACGCTCCGCCACCCGAAGCATCCGCGCGTGTGGTGCATCGGCGACGCGGCGGACCTCGGGGACGCCCGCACCGGCGGGGCGCTCCGCCACCAGGTGCAGACCCTGGTCGAGAACATCGCGAACCGCCGCATGGGACGGCCGCTGGCACCCTACGACGGGTACACCGTCGCGCCCATCACGACGTCGCGCCGCTCGCTCAGCTTCGGCGAGTACGACAGCCGCACGCACGAGGTGCGCCGCACCACGGGCATCCTGGACAACATCCGCTCGCGGCCATGGTGGTACGCGCTCGATCGCTACGTCCTGCCGCGCATCTACTGGCACGGCATCCTGAAGGGCCGGGTCTGA
- a CDS encoding GNAT family N-acetyltransferase produces the protein MTTADWPIVERIYREGIDTGEATFETEPPSWKAFDAGRLPKPRLVAVDETDRILGWAAASQVSVRAVYRGVIEHSIYIAAEARGRGVGRILLEAFVEAADEAGFWTIQSSIFPENVASLRLHEAAGFREVGRRERIAQAQLGPRAGEWRDTVLIERRRRD, from the coding sequence ATGACCACCGCGGACTGGCCGATCGTCGAGCGGATCTACCGGGAGGGGATCGACACCGGCGAGGCGACGTTCGAGACGGAGCCGCCGTCGTGGAAGGCGTTCGACGCGGGGAGGCTACCCAAGCCGCGCCTGGTCGCCGTGGACGAGACGGATCGCATCCTGGGGTGGGCAGCCGCATCGCAGGTCTCGGTCCGCGCGGTCTACCGGGGCGTGATCGAGCACTCGATCTACATCGCCGCCGAGGCCCGCGGGCGAGGTGTCGGGCGCATCCTGCTCGAAGCGTTCGTCGAGGCGGCCGATGAGGCCGGGTTCTGGACGATCCAGTCGTCGATCTTCCCCGAGAACGTTGCGAGCCTGCGGCTGCACGAAGCGGCCGGCTTCCGGGAAGTGGGGCGCCGAGAGCGGATCGCGCAGGCGCAGCTCGGTCCGCGCGCGGGTGAGTGGCGTGACACCGTGCTGATCGAGCGGCGCCGCCGCGACTGA
- a CDS encoding zinc-dependent alcohol dehydrogenase family protein encodes MRGVIMHAPGDVRVEDRENPAIVEPTDAIIRLAASCICGSDLWSYRGVESIDKAPMGHEYVGVVTEIGADVKTLEVGDFVVGSFFASDNTCEICQAGYQSRCIHAKPMGAIGTQAEYARIPLADGTLVATPDQPDADLIPSLLAASDVLGTGWFAAVAAEAGPGKTVAVVGDGAVGLLGILAAKQLGAERIIAMSRHAGRQALAREFGATDIVEERGEEGVARIKELTGGYGAHSVIEAVGTQEAMMQAIKATRPGGHVGYVGVSHGVTLDGLSLFFSGVHLHGGPAPVRRFLPELIQLIWDRRIDPGKVFDLTLPLEDAAEGYRAMDERRATKVLLTV; translated from the coding sequence ATGCGCGGAGTCATCATGCACGCACCCGGCGACGTCCGGGTGGAGGATCGCGAGAACCCCGCGATCGTCGAGCCGACGGACGCGATCATCCGCCTCGCGGCATCCTGCATCTGCGGATCCGACCTCTGGTCCTATCGCGGTGTGGAGTCCATCGACAAGGCGCCGATGGGCCACGAGTACGTCGGCGTCGTGACCGAGATCGGCGCGGACGTGAAGACCCTCGAGGTCGGAGACTTCGTGGTCGGATCGTTCTTCGCCTCCGACAACACGTGCGAGATCTGCCAGGCCGGCTACCAGTCGCGCTGCATCCACGCCAAGCCCATGGGCGCGATCGGCACGCAGGCCGAGTACGCGCGCATCCCGCTCGCCGACGGCACGCTCGTCGCGACGCCCGACCAGCCCGACGCCGATCTCATCCCTTCGCTGCTCGCCGCGTCCGACGTGCTGGGCACCGGCTGGTTCGCCGCCGTGGCGGCCGAGGCGGGACCGGGCAAGACCGTGGCGGTCGTCGGCGACGGCGCGGTGGGCCTGCTCGGCATCCTCGCTGCGAAGCAGCTCGGCGCCGAGCGGATCATCGCGATGAGCCGGCACGCGGGCCGGCAGGCGCTCGCCCGCGAGTTCGGCGCGACCGACATCGTCGAGGAGCGCGGCGAGGAGGGCGTCGCCCGCATCAAGGAGCTCACGGGCGGCTACGGCGCGCACTCGGTGATCGAGGCCGTCGGCACGCAGGAGGCGATGATGCAGGCGATCAAGGCGACGCGTCCCGGCGGGCACGTCGGCTACGTCGGCGTCTCGCACGGCGTCACGCTCGACGGGCTCTCGCTGTTCTTCTCCGGCGTGCACCTGCACGGCGGCCCGGCGCCCGTGCGCCGGTTCCTGCCCGAGCTCATCCAGCTGATCTGGGACCGCCGGATCGACCCGGGCAAGGTCTTCGACCTGACGCTCCCGCTCGAGGACGCGGCGGAGGGCTATCGCGCGATGGACGAGCGCCGCGCCACCAAGGTGCTGCTCACGGTCTGA
- a CDS encoding sensor histidine kinase: protein MAARRAFRSVRARTTLGATIVVAVALILGAVTFFLVLRDSVLSSVEGTAQTRAQQLADAVNEGGLGVIAALDDELVQVVDDAGTILATADEVAEVRLPPVREPTIADVDGEPVLLVSEDAGDDPSVVVGVAIDDQLETLSTVTVLLGVAVPLVAILVAVTTWVVSGRALWPVTRIRREVDDITAERLDRRVPVPGTGDEIAALAVTMNGMLDRLDRSARAQRAFVSDASHELRSPLATMRQHAEIALAHPQSTSVEELAEVVHEEGLRLQGIVDALLLLARLGEGAHEATEAVDLDDLALAEVARLRAQGLQVDAAGIGAARAAGSARLFGQLLRNLCDNAARHARGRVAIATRAQGGRVILSVEDDGTGVPPAERERIFERFVRLDEARARDAGGSGLGLAIVGGIADAAGGSVSVDESRWGGARFTITLPAAS from the coding sequence ATGGCGGCTAGGCGCGCGTTCCGCTCCGTCCGCGCGCGGACCACGCTGGGCGCCACGATCGTGGTCGCGGTCGCTCTGATCCTGGGCGCCGTGACGTTCTTCCTCGTGCTGCGCGACAGCGTGCTGTCCTCGGTCGAGGGCACCGCGCAGACGCGCGCCCAGCAGCTCGCGGACGCCGTGAACGAGGGCGGCCTCGGCGTGATCGCGGCCCTGGACGACGAGCTCGTGCAGGTCGTCGACGACGCCGGCACGATCCTGGCGACCGCCGACGAGGTGGCCGAGGTGAGGCTGCCGCCCGTCCGCGAGCCGACGATCGCCGACGTGGACGGGGAACCGGTCCTGCTGGTCTCCGAGGACGCAGGGGACGACCCCAGCGTGGTCGTCGGTGTGGCGATCGACGACCAGCTGGAGACGCTGTCGACGGTCACGGTCCTGCTCGGCGTCGCGGTCCCGCTCGTCGCGATCCTCGTCGCGGTGACCACCTGGGTCGTGAGCGGGCGAGCGCTGTGGCCGGTCACCCGGATCCGCCGGGAGGTCGATGACATCACGGCCGAGCGGCTGGATCGGCGCGTGCCCGTGCCGGGTACGGGCGACGAGATCGCGGCGCTCGCGGTGACCATGAACGGGATGCTCGACCGGCTCGACCGATCCGCGCGGGCGCAGCGGGCGTTCGTGTCCGACGCGTCGCACGAGCTGCGCTCCCCGCTCGCGACGATGCGGCAGCACGCCGAGATCGCCCTGGCACACCCGCAGAGCACCTCGGTGGAGGAGCTCGCCGAGGTCGTGCACGAGGAGGGACTGCGCCTGCAGGGCATCGTCGACGCGCTGCTGCTGCTGGCGCGGCTCGGGGAGGGCGCGCACGAGGCGACCGAGGCGGTCGACCTCGACGATCTCGCCCTCGCCGAGGTCGCGCGGCTGCGGGCGCAGGGCCTGCAGGTCGACGCCGCCGGCATCGGCGCGGCGCGGGCGGCGGGCAGCGCGCGGCTGTTCGGTCAGCTGCTGCGGAACCTCTGCGACAACGCGGCCCGGCATGCGCGCGGCCGCGTCGCGATCGCGACCCGCGCGCAGGGCGGTCGCGTCATCCTGAGCGTCGAGGACGACGGGACGGGCGTCCCGCCGGCCGAGCGCGAGCGCATCTTCGAGCGCTTCGTCCGCCTCGACGAAGCCCGCGCACGGGACGCCGGCGGCAGCGGACTGGGCCTCGCGATCGTCGGCGGCATCGCCGACGCCGCCGGCGGCTCCGTGTCGGTGGATGAGTCGCGGTGGGGCGGCGCGCGCTTCACGATCACGCTGCCCGCGGCATCCTGA
- a CDS encoding zinc-binding dehydrogenase codes for MKALIHHAFGDPAEVLAVEDVATPEPGPGEARVRLVLAAIHNHDLWTVRGTYGFKPELPARAGTEAVGVIEALGEGVDHLQVGQRVVAGGTFGVWAEQFVAKAGTLIPVPEGMSDEVAAQLVAMPFSAISLLDSLDLAEGDWLLQNAANGAVGRLVAQLAVGRGVNVVGLVRRVDGIAELEAQGIGRIVATDSEGWQQRVAEITGGAPISVGVDSVGGRASGDVLSQLAENGTLVAFGAMASPTMEIDSGDVIFKQATVRGFWGSKVSAATSAEDRNRLMGELFARLADGTITLPVEAVYPLAEIAGAARANFAPGRVGKILLRP; via the coding sequence ATGAAGGCACTCATTCATCACGCATTCGGCGACCCGGCGGAGGTCCTCGCCGTCGAGGACGTCGCGACTCCGGAGCCGGGACCGGGGGAGGCCCGCGTGCGCCTCGTGCTCGCCGCGATCCACAACCACGACCTCTGGACGGTCCGCGGCACGTACGGGTTCAAGCCCGAGCTGCCCGCGCGCGCCGGCACGGAGGCCGTCGGCGTGATCGAGGCGCTCGGCGAGGGCGTGGATCACCTGCAGGTCGGCCAGCGCGTCGTCGCCGGCGGGACGTTCGGTGTCTGGGCCGAGCAGTTCGTCGCCAAGGCCGGCACGCTCATCCCCGTTCCCGAGGGGATGAGCGACGAGGTCGCGGCGCAGCTCGTGGCCATGCCCTTCTCGGCGATCAGCCTGCTCGACTCGCTGGACCTCGCGGAGGGCGACTGGCTGCTGCAGAACGCCGCCAACGGCGCCGTCGGGCGCCTCGTCGCGCAGCTCGCGGTGGGCCGCGGCGTCAACGTCGTCGGTCTCGTGCGACGCGTCGACGGCATCGCGGAGCTCGAGGCGCAGGGCATCGGCCGCATCGTCGCCACGGACTCCGAGGGATGGCAGCAGCGCGTCGCCGAGATCACCGGTGGGGCGCCGATCTCGGTGGGTGTCGACTCGGTCGGAGGGCGCGCCAGCGGCGACGTGCTGTCGCAGCTCGCCGAGAACGGCACGCTCGTGGCGTTCGGGGCGATGGCGTCGCCGACGATGGAGATCGACTCGGGCGACGTGATCTTCAAGCAGGCGACCGTGCGCGGATTCTGGGGCAGCAAGGTGAGCGCCGCGACGAGTGCGGAGGACCGCAACCGTCTTATGGGCGAGCTCTTCGCGCGCCTCGCCGACGGGACGATCACGCTTCCGGTGGAGGCCGTCTACCCGCTGGCGGAGATCGCCGGGGCCGCCCGCGCCAACTTCGCGCCGGGCCGCGTGGGCAAGATCCTCCTCCGTCCCTGA